A window of the Lactuca sativa cultivar Salinas chromosome 7, Lsat_Salinas_v11, whole genome shotgun sequence genome harbors these coding sequences:
- the LOC128127212 gene encoding uncharacterized protein LOC128127212, producing the protein MEIEHKAFWALKMCNFNIAELKNNRLMQMNALEELRNDAYTSSLIYKEKTKSFHEKRIKGNKEFHEGQKVLLFNSRLKLFPGKLKSRWEGPFLVKKVFPHGAIELLSKDGTPFKVNGHRVKRYEEGVPRNEDIEEGLLLDSMEGVQLMTP; encoded by the coding sequence ATGGAAATCGAGCATAAAGCTTTTTGGGCTTTAAAAATGTGCAATTTCAACATAGCGGAGCTCAAGAACAACCGGTTGatgcaaatgaatgctcttgagGAACTTAGAAATGATGCTTACACTAGTTCTTTAATCTATAAAGAGAAAACCAAAAGTTTTCATGAGAAGAGGATCAAGGGTAATAAAGAATTTCATGAAGGGCAAAAGGTGTTACTTTTTAACTCAAGACTGAAACTTTTTCCGGGCAAACTCAAGTCAAGATGGGAAGGTCCTTTTCTGGTAAAGAAGGTGTTTCCACATGGTGCTATAGAGTTACTATCAAAAGATGGTACCCCTTTCAAGGTCAATGGACATAGAGTAAAAAGATATGAAGAAGGAGTTCCAAGGAATGAAGACATAGAAGAAGGGCTGTTGCTGGATAGCatggaaggagtccagctaatgactccttaa